The following are from one region of the Amycolatopsis sp. QT-25 genome:
- a CDS encoding DUF5682 family protein encodes MSGAFEALRGQLQEAAAAFADGPGALEGILLGLVDDVDRAVREPLEIFPVCHHSPASAVAMARRLREKQPKVVYLELCEDMAPLLTELRNCRLPVAVQAFATEVKGFPAEWAPLSVVAPITEASAEYQAIAYALDTPGVELVLVDRSADHVFQWSEGESSPEPDAPPAEEEAALHGDAVGVEIGDLRPRFAELEEHLLRHGRVRHWSEWWHQYVELPLGDSDHDTYRQVMFLIGSLFRRLAPGDTRRVRVDEDRERYMWTRMREHLASSGADPADCLYLCGAFHAASRVAEFGVEGTDGFVISPRSASTWQYGLIPSSHASIEAQFGLAGGSVSIAATEWAKNLKRTKVKQFRLAGQVGVPKRKKAAELPAQTPDPVASDRLSGFLRRPPVLDRLDETELLGWSVEIVRAARRNGYLSSTADAIAVFETSILLAGLRDRAKPTPYDFQDAAVTCIEKDVVPGRRDVRRLVEIMMGGDRIGQVGYDALPPLARDVHDRLEPLNLKLQQRGVQRALLDIASKPELEPCSDLLWMLRYLMPHGAARPIMGERRLGERPIQESWDLALGTHQRALIELGYEGVSIEQVLEQRLRRAAYHPQATAAKVLGAVEDATLYLRGARLAGELGTRALEVLATERTVDGAPEVLRRVRRLLAHYRTGEPVLPRWIEDFVRTGYAHYCTLLPAAFADEEAGVEQVAAMLGFLFSMEALALSLGCDRTQLELAIAGSHPEEPSKVALLWAAQVQLGGLSRAELRERCAGLLANPLVLPAYPRYLSGFVHALEPAPGLADFVVEAVSNAFAELPDRLLLPWLPTLITTLRSRGAELVPLLVREAGRIFPGRLATLDAWVPPWKNQPEPLALPRKSGGSGLALLAAHPAACDAVAGLLGCDEPWGSAAPGGLVLLERYPDSAAALEEVLSGS; translated from the coding sequence GTGAGCGGCGCCTTCGAGGCGCTGCGCGGCCAGCTGCAGGAGGCCGCGGCCGCCTTCGCCGACGGGCCAGGCGCGCTGGAGGGCATCCTGCTCGGGCTCGTCGACGACGTCGACCGCGCGGTGCGGGAGCCGCTGGAGATCTTCCCGGTCTGCCACCATTCCCCGGCTTCGGCCGTGGCGATGGCCCGGAGGTTGCGCGAGAAGCAGCCGAAGGTGGTGTACCTCGAATTGTGTGAAGACATGGCACCGTTGCTGACCGAGTTGCGCAACTGCCGTCTTCCCGTGGCGGTGCAGGCTTTCGCGACGGAGGTGAAGGGGTTCCCCGCCGAGTGGGCGCCCCTGTCCGTCGTCGCTCCGATCACCGAGGCTTCGGCCGAGTACCAGGCGATCGCATACGCCCTCGACACCCCCGGCGTCGAACTCGTCCTCGTCGACCGGTCGGCCGACCACGTCTTCCAGTGGAGCGAAGGCGAATCCTCCCCGGAGCCGGACGCGCCGCCCGCGGAGGAAGAGGCCGCACTGCACGGTGACGCGGTCGGCGTCGAGATCGGCGACCTGCGGCCGCGGTTCGCCGAACTCGAGGAACACCTCCTGCGACACGGACGCGTGCGGCACTGGTCGGAGTGGTGGCACCAGTACGTCGAGCTGCCGCTCGGCGACAGCGACCATGACACCTACCGCCAGGTCATGTTCCTGATCGGCAGCCTGTTCCGCCGCCTCGCGCCCGGCGACACCCGGCGCGTGCGGGTGGACGAAGACCGAGAGCGCTACATGTGGACCCGCATGCGCGAGCACCTCGCCAGCTCGGGCGCCGATCCCGCGGACTGCCTCTACCTCTGCGGCGCGTTCCACGCCGCCAGCCGGGTCGCGGAGTTCGGCGTCGAAGGCACGGACGGATTCGTGATCAGCCCACGCAGCGCGAGCACCTGGCAGTACGGGCTGATCCCGTCGAGCCACGCCTCGATCGAGGCGCAGTTCGGGCTCGCCGGCGGATCGGTGTCGATCGCCGCGACGGAGTGGGCGAAGAACCTCAAGCGCACCAAGGTGAAGCAGTTCCGGCTGGCCGGGCAGGTGGGCGTCCCGAAGCGAAAGAAGGCCGCGGAACTGCCGGCCCAGACCCCGGATCCGGTGGCGTCGGATCGGCTTTCCGGGTTCCTGCGACGGCCTCCGGTGCTCGACCGGCTGGACGAGACGGAGCTGCTGGGCTGGTCGGTCGAGATCGTGCGGGCGGCGCGGCGCAACGGGTACCTGTCCTCGACGGCCGACGCCATCGCGGTGTTCGAGACGTCGATCCTGCTGGCGGGCTTGCGTGACCGAGCCAAGCCGACGCCGTACGACTTCCAGGACGCGGCGGTCACCTGTATCGAGAAGGACGTCGTACCCGGCAGGCGCGACGTGCGCCGGCTCGTCGAGATCATGATGGGCGGCGACCGGATCGGCCAGGTCGGCTACGACGCGTTGCCGCCGCTGGCTCGCGACGTGCACGACAGGCTCGAACCTCTCAACCTCAAGCTGCAGCAACGAGGGGTACAGCGAGCGCTGCTGGACATCGCTTCGAAGCCGGAGCTGGAGCCCTGCTCCGATCTGCTGTGGATGCTGCGGTACCTGATGCCGCACGGCGCGGCGCGGCCGATCATGGGGGAGCGGCGGCTCGGTGAGCGGCCGATCCAGGAGTCGTGGGATCTGGCGCTGGGCACTCACCAGCGGGCCCTCATCGAGCTGGGTTACGAGGGCGTCAGCATCGAACAAGTGCTGGAGCAACGGCTTCGGCGTGCCGCCTACCACCCGCAGGCCACCGCGGCGAAGGTGCTCGGAGCGGTCGAGGACGCGACGCTCTACCTGCGCGGCGCCCGGCTGGCAGGGGAGCTGGGCACGCGTGCGCTGGAGGTGCTGGCCACCGAACGCACGGTCGACGGCGCTCCGGAAGTGCTGCGGCGAGTGCGGAGGCTGCTGGCGCATTACCGGACCGGCGAGCCGGTGCTGCCCCGGTGGATCGAGGACTTCGTCAGGACGGGGTACGCGCACTACTGCACCCTGCTCCCGGCGGCCTTCGCCGACGAAGAGGCCGGTGTCGAGCAGGTCGCCGCCATGCTGGGCTTCCTGTTCAGCATGGAGGCGCTCGCCTTGTCGCTGGGGTGCGACCGTACGCAGCTGGAGCTGGCGATCGCCGGATCGCATCCGGAGGAGCCGTCGAAGGTGGCGTTGCTGTGGGCGGCTCAGGTCCAACTCGGCGGCCTCTCGCGGGCGGAACTGCGTGAGCGGTGTGCCGGATTGCTGGCGAACCCGTTGGTGCTGCCCGCTTACCCGCGCTATCTGAGCGGCTTCGTCCACGCGTTGGAACCGGCGCCGGGATTGGCCGACTTCGTCGTCGAGGCGGTGTCGAACGCCTTCGCCGAGCTTCCGGACAGGTTGCTGTTGCCGTGGCTGCCGACGTTGATCACCACGCTGCGGTCCCGGGGTGCGGAGCTGGTGCCGCTGCTCGTGCGGGAGGCCGGGCGGATTTTCCCTGGTCGTCTCGCGACTCTCGACGCATGGGTCCCGCCCTGGAAGAACCAGCCGGAACCACTTGCCTTACCGAGGAAATCAGGTGGGAGCGGGCTCGCGCTGCTGGCCGCGCACCCGGCGGCCTGTGACGCCGTGGCGGGGCTTCTGGGGTGCGACGAGCCCTGGGGCAGCGCCGCACCCGGCGGTTTGGTGCTGCTCGAGCGCTATCCCGATTCCGCCGCCGCGCTGGAGGAGGTACTCAGCGGGTCGTGA
- a CDS encoding AAA family ATPase, whose translation MSDVLRAPAELKYAEELDWLESIDDSPKPFAWRLSPKMVRLFVLGAERADGLDREISQKWFGDRSIVERAIVTLASDRGLLLIGDPGTGKSWLAELLAAAISRNSTLVVQGTAGTTEDHIKYSWNVSMVIAKGQSRESMIPSPIMTAMEAGSIGRFEELTRSTSDVQDALISILSEKYISVPELDSDGIVFAKPGFSVIATANSRDRGVNDLSSALKRRFNFVRIPVVTNKKSEAEIVRFRTEELLRRHQIELDVPPTLLDVLLRSFGDLRAAATSAGSDDEKLESALSTAEQIGVLEDAVLHSNFFGERALTARTLASSLVGSLARREPEDLAILNKYLHGVVEPRSKDEGGDWPEFLDGGRDAIATLS comes from the coding sequence ATGTCCGACGTCCTGCGTGCCCCCGCCGAACTCAAGTACGCCGAAGAGCTGGATTGGCTGGAGTCGATCGACGACAGCCCCAAACCGTTCGCCTGGCGCCTGTCCCCGAAAATGGTGCGCCTGTTCGTCCTCGGCGCCGAGCGCGCCGACGGCCTCGACCGCGAAATCTCGCAGAAATGGTTCGGCGACCGGAGCATCGTCGAACGGGCCATCGTCACGCTCGCCTCCGATCGCGGGCTGCTGCTGATCGGCGACCCCGGCACCGGCAAGAGCTGGCTCGCGGAACTGCTGGCCGCGGCGATCTCCCGCAACTCGACGCTCGTCGTGCAGGGGACCGCCGGCACCACCGAGGACCACATCAAGTACTCGTGGAACGTCTCCATGGTCATCGCCAAAGGCCAGTCCCGGGAGTCGATGATCCCGTCGCCGATCATGACCGCGATGGAGGCGGGCTCGATCGGCCGGTTCGAGGAGCTGACCCGGTCCACCAGCGACGTGCAGGACGCGCTGATCTCGATCCTGTCCGAGAAGTACATCTCGGTACCGGAACTCGACAGTGACGGCATCGTCTTCGCCAAACCCGGCTTCTCCGTGATCGCCACCGCCAACAGCCGCGACCGCGGCGTCAACGACCTGTCCTCCGCGCTCAAGCGCCGCTTCAACTTCGTCCGCATCCCGGTGGTGACGAACAAGAAGAGCGAGGCGGAGATCGTCCGTTTCCGCACCGAGGAGCTGCTGCGCCGTCACCAGATCGAGCTGGACGTGCCGCCGACCCTGCTCGACGTGCTGCTGCGCAGCTTCGGTGACCTGCGTGCCGCGGCGACGTCGGCGGGCAGCGACGACGAGAAGCTGGAGTCCGCGTTGTCCACCGCCGAACAGATCGGCGTGCTCGAAGACGCGGTGCTGCACAGCAACTTCTTCGGCGAGCGGGCACTGACCGCCCGGACGCTCGCGTCGTCGCTGGTCGGCTCGCTCGCCCGTCGTGAGCCGGAGGATCTGGCGATCCTCAACAAGTACCTGCACGGCGTCGTCGAGCCGCGCAGCAAGGACGAGGGCGGGGACTGGCCGGAGTTCCTCGACGGCGGCCGCGACGCGATCGCCACCCTCTCGTGA